The region ACTTTATCGGCCTGATAGGCAATCATCCGTCCGCTGCCCACCCGGCTGCTGAGAATTTCAGAGACCAGGTTCGAGAGGGCGTAATGGAAGATGCTCTCATCCCATTCCCGTTCAATCTGGGAGCGGGGAACGCTTACCAGCAGCAGCCTATACTCCGCATGCACCTGAACGGCCAGCTCCCGCTTCTGTACCTCACTCTGGATTAGCTCACGCCGGGGAGAGATCGTCGCCGTCAGCACATCGCTCCAGAAGGTGCGTTCCATCAGATCCTGGTTCTTCAGCCACGCATGGCCCAGCTTGCTGTATTCGCCTAGCATGATTTTGTTCTTCAACCTATCCATAGACTTACGCAGCGCCGCTTCCAGCTCCTGCTTGTCCAGCGGCTTGACCAGATACGAGTCGGCGTCATACGAGATCGCCTTGGAGGCGAAGGTGAAGCTCTCATGACAGGTCAGGAAGATGAATCCGCCTTCATAATGACGGTCTCTGGCCCACTTGATCATATCTATGCCCGACCCGCGCGGCATTTCAATATCGCAAATCATCAGATCCGGCTCGCCGTTCTCGAATAGTTGCTTCGCATCCTGTATATTATGAGCGGTGAGCACTTCCGTAATTCCGAATTCCTCCCAATTCACAATGCCGCGCAGCGCTTCAATTGTAGGAATATCATCGTCAATCAGCATACAACGCATATTATCCTCCCTCTAAGCCGGGCTGGCTCCATTCCGTTGGCTTCACAGGAATCCACAGCTCAACCCTCGCACCTGTAGACCCGATATTCGACAGCTTTAGCAGATCCTCCCGTTTGTAGAGCAGTCTGAGGGTCTTGCGGATATTGGCAATGCCCACTCTGCCGCCATCCTCTCCTGCCTCTTCTCGTTCCGGCTGATCCAGCCACTCCGAAGTGAAGCCTGCCCCGTTATCTTCTATTACAATGCTGACAAATGAACTATCGTCCCGCCGCTCCATCCGCACTCTGATGAAAATAGACAGCAGCTCCTGAACGAACATGGCATGCTTGAACGTATTCTCCACAAAGGTCTGAATCATGAACTGCGGAATCGGCACCTGCCGCGCTTCCTCCTGCATCTCGATCATGAAAAAAATCTGCTCAGGATAACGGATCTCCTGCATCCGGATATAATTCTCAGTATGCCGGATCTCCTCCTCCATCGTCACTTCCATCAGCCCCCCTCGGAACATATACCGGAGATGCTCGGAGAGGCAGTGGATCAGCCGGCGGATCTCCTCATTTTTATTCTGATAGGTTAGGCTCGTAATCGTTGAGATCGCATTCAGGAAAAAATGGGGCCGGATCTGCATCTGCAGATACTTGATCTCGGCGCGGCTGATCTCGATCTGTTCTTCATAGGACTGGATCTTCAGATCCTTGATCTCACTGACCATGGACTCCAGCGCATGGAACAGCTTCAGGAATTCCAGCGAGTAGGGGGTATTCTGCGGAATCTGATATTCCAGCTGCCCCTGCTCGACTGCCTTCGCTGCCTTCACCAGCTCCAGAATCGGCCTCAGTACATCCCTCGTCAGGAATCTCAGCACCAGCGGCACCACGATAACCGAGAGAATCGCGAGCAGGACGATCCCCCATTGAATCAGCTTCAGGCCCGTGAACAGGCTACCCTTGGTAACCATTTGGGTCATCTGTCCGAACTCGCCGATCGGTTCAGATACAATCAGGTACTCCCGCTTATACTGCCTGCTTAAGCTCTCAAGCGTCGTCTCTCCCTCCTGCAGAGAGATATTACTCGCTGCCAGTATAGTTCCCTTAGAATCACTCAGCACATACCGGTTCTGATCATTCCCTCCCCTGTCGACCATGGCCAGCAGCGTGTCCGCTTTCACCAGCGTTCCGAAGCTGACTCCTGAATACGAAATATATTTGAACAAGTAAGACTCGCCGCGGATCTGGAAGACCTTCCATTCGCCGCTATGTTCTGCCGGAGCCGTACTGAATGTATGCATATTTATAAAATCCACCAGAGCCAGCTTATCCTCCGATTGAATCCGGCGGTTGAACTGCTCCAGCACCAGCTCATCCGAGAGCCTGATGAACATGCCGTCGCTCGAATTATCGCCTGCTATTTTGGCTTGCAGACTATTTTTGAGCTGCTGGACCCTGAAATACCGGCTGTTCTCATCCATCCCCGCCGAATTCACCGCAGCATCCACGTTATGGTCGAACACCTCAATGAGGTCCTTGGAGAAATTGTTGAAGTTATTATGAATATTGGCCTGATAGAGGGCCAGTGTATTACGCGAGCTAGTCAGAGCATTGCTCCGCACTACCTCCAGGGAGTAGATGTTACTCAGAACAAGGATGGACAGCAGGATCGCAAGAATCACTGTCATCTGCAACGAAAATTTGAACACGATACTGTTGGTTCGGATCATCCCCGCCTCTTCCTTTCCCCGGAATTCAGCACGCCCCTGAGCCGATACCTTCTGTCGGACCCAGGGGCGTATAAGTATGCAATTTGCGGTTATATTGATTATGATTAAAAGTTTCTCTTTTTGGGGATGGGCGTGACTCCAGAGAATGTTTGGCCCTCCGGCCGCTGCCCATCCCCAGATTTCTTGATTACACCGCTTTTCGCGGTAGAAATCCGGTGACAGCTGATGCTTCCGAAGCGAGCTTTCCTACGGAAAGCTTTCAGGCGGATGCTACCGCTCCTACAGTTCCAAAATTCTCCTCCGCCACTTTTCCCTGTCAATTTTATAAAGTTAATCTATATAGCTAGTTTGCTGGTTAACCGCCCAGTCCAGCGCAGCTTCGATATGCTTATCCCAGTACGCCCAGTTATGGTCGCCAGGGCCTTCTTCATAGTAATGGGCAGCCTGCACGCTGTCCAGGAACTGATGGAACCGGCGGTTCACATCCAGCAGCATATCCTCGGTTCCGCACGCCATATACAGCTCCGGCAGGGCAAGTCCCTGCACCCTCACATCACGCACCAGCTGCTCGGGGTCCTTGTCGCTGCCGAGCAGCTTACTCAGATCGCCGAAGACGCTGGCATAGTAGGAATAACTGGCAATTCCGTCTTTATAGTCTGGGGCAATATTGGCTACTCTATACGGAATTAAGGCCGAGGATAAGGCAATGATCCGGCCGAAGCGCTCCGCGTATTTCAGACCGTTGCGGATCGCACCGTATCCGCCCATCGATAAGCCGCCGATCCAGGTATCCTCTCTGGCTGCTGATAGCGGGAACAGCTTACGGGTGAAGTCTACCAGCTCTCTGCCGATATACTCACCGTAATATTCTTCCCTAAGCTCATCATTGACATAGAAGCGGTTCTCTCCGGCCGGCATGAATACTGCCACCTGATGCCTGTCCGCCAGCTCTCTGATCCTTGAGAAGTTCAGCCAGTCGTTCTGGCTGCCGGAGAAGCCGTGCAGCAGATAGAGCGATCTCAAGGGCTGGCCCGACCAGGCCGGCAATCCCCAGCCCTCCGGCAGATCCACCGGCAATATGGCCTGGATCGTGACCTCCCGCTTCAGACTCGCCGAGAACAGGCTGATTTGCATTGTAGCCATCATCATTCCCCCTTAACGAATTAGAATCAGACCCAGTATACCGCTTCTTGTCCCTGCTGATCTATATATTCGATAACAGTCTTATAATTCTGCAGGTTAATGTGCAGCCGGCAATATGCTGTTCCTTGCTCCCACATCAGCCTGATTTCATCCGCCTCTGCCTCCAGCACCCGGAAGGTTCCATTGAAGGCGCTATACTCATTGCGGAAGCGGATCAGCTTCATCAGCCGCTGCACAACCTCGCGCTGTGATTCGGCTTCAATCTCCTCCAGCGTATAGTTATGGCGGTTGATCTCCCGTCCTTCGCCTGTCAGGGCCACCTGCTCCAGATCATTACGGCCAGCCAGCAGGCCTACATAATAGACCTGCGGAATACCCGGCGCGAAGAATTGAATCGCTCTGGCTGCCAGATACGCATCGTCATCCTCATTCAGTACACTGTAGTACGTGCAGCGGATCTGATGGACATCGAAGCCATCCGGCGCTTTATGCTCCTCGGACAGAATCAGACTCAGGTTCGCCCCGCGCTCCACGCAGAGATCCACCAGCTCCCGCGCTTCCTTCGTATCGATCAGATCATCCAGATCCGGCTTCACCGGAACACCGTCATGACAGTCCAGCATCGTGAACTGCTGATGCGGGCGGGTCCGCAGATAGTCGTACAGCGCCGTATTGGATCTGCCGGTAAGCGCCTCAAGCACGCGGTAAGGCAGAATGAAATCATAGATCCAGCAGCCGTACTCCGATAGCTTGGTCTGGATACTGTGGTGTGCATGCACCTCGGGCAGCAGCTCTATATCCAGCGAATCCGCCATCTCCTTGATCCAATCCAGGAATTCATAAATCTCCGGCTCCACATAAAAACAACTGGTGCCCAGCTTCTTGATCACGTACCCGACCGCATCCAGCCGGACGATCTTGACATTCTGCTCTTTGAAGTTCAGGAAGAACTGCCGCAGCAGGTCGCGGGTAAGCGGAGAATGGATATCCAGATCAATCTGCTCGGAAGGGTCGGTTTTGCCAAAAGTGGTCCAGACCTTCTCTTCCTCCCCTCCGGAGGTCGTGAAGGTAGAATACGGCAACGGCCGCCGCAGGAACATCTTCCCGATATCTGCACGCACAGGCTTGCCATCCTCCCAGATCTTGTCCAGGGTGATGAACAGATCCGCATATTCAGAAGCCCGGCCATGCTCCAGGAAGTCCTGGAAATACGGCGATTGCCTGGAGATATGATTGACCATCAGATCCACCAGCACATCGAATTCTACCCCGATGCTGCGAATATCCTCCCAGGTGCCGAATTCCGGCTCGATCTCAAGATACGTCAGCGGCGCAAAGCCGCGGTCCCCGGAGGAAGGAAAAGGCGGAAGGATGTGAATCCCCCCGGCAAACAGTCCGGCGAAAGGACCGCGAAGTACCTGATGCAGCTGCTTCAGGTCTCCGCCCAGCGAATCGGGATAGGTAATTAACTGCACTTGATTCTTCAGTGTCATTTCAGAGCCTCCTACAGGTTGAATTCTTGCTTAATGGTCTCCAGCGCAGGCAGATCCACTACCGCACCCGTGAATTTCAGTTTGTACGCGCTGACGGCAAACCCAAGCTCCAGCGCCTCTTCGAGCGTATACCCTTTAATAACAGCCGTATAGAAGCCGGACCAGAAGGCATCTCCTGCTCCAGTCGTATCTTCAATTTGCGTAGCCTTGGTGGCAAACGACTTCGTTTCGCTGCCGGTGGAGACGAGTGCCCCATCCTTGCCCAGCGTCAGAATGACCAGCTTCGCACCAAGCGCAAGGAATCTGGCGATCTGCTCCTCCGGCGTGCCGGGTCCGAACAGACGCTCGGCGTCATCCTCGGAAGGCTTGATGATATCCACCTGCGGGATGATGCTTTTGACATAGGCTACGCCGTCTTCTCCCTTCTGCCAAATTGAGGGATGATAGTTGGGATCGAAGCCGATCAGCACCTTATGCTTCCTCGCCGTCCTGATCACCCGCTCTACCGCCCTACGGGACGGGTTCCTTGAGATCGGCCAGCACGAGAAGTGGACAATGCTGGAATGAATCAAGGCTTGCTCCAGCGCCTCATTGTACTCCAGCCGGTAATCCGCCGCACGGTAAAAGATCGGAACCGGCGTAGCCTGACTCTTCGTTATCACCACCATACTGGTAGAATCATCGACCTGCTGGATGCCGCTTGTCGCCATTCCGGCGCTCTGCAGCCGGTTCATCAAGTAGTTGCCAAGGCTATCCCTGCCTACCGCCGAAGCCACATGCGACCGGATGCCCAGCTTCCCTGCATTAATGGCAATATTCGAAGGCGATCCGCCAAAATACCGGGTATATCCATCACATACCGTGTCCTCGCCATACTCATTGGAGATCATATCCACGAGCAGCTCGCCCACTGTTAACACATCGTTCGCCTGATCTTCAAACCGTATTGTCTCTCCGAGTCTAAACACCCGCACTCCCCCTTGGCACTCCAATATCCTTGCGTCCTATTCATTCTATGGGTTCTGTGTACGCAATACTTTCAAAAACCCGTCCTCTTTTTACAATTTAAGAGTTCAAGGCTCTTGCTAAGGCATGGATATAGCCTTCTCTGGCTCTGCGGGCGACCTCGGCTGCAGGAACAACATGCTCAAAGCCATGATAGCCCCCCGGGTAGAGATGAAATTCGACTTCTACACCGGCCTGTGCCAGCCTGGCCACATAGTCAATCGTCTCATCCCGGAACGGGTCGAGCTGTCCGACACAGGTATAGGCGGGCGGAAGCCCCGCCAGTTGATCCGCACGGCCGGGTGCCGCATACGGGGAGGTGTCAGCGCCCCCGGCAGGACCGCCCAGGTACATCTCCCAAGCTACCAGATTGTTCGCCCGGTTCCACACCGCAGGGTGAGTTACCTCATAACTGGAAGGTGTAATGTTGCGGTCGTCCAGCATCGGATACAGCGGAAGCTGGAAGCAGAGGGCAGGACCTCCCTTATCTCTAGCCATCAGGGCCAAGGCAGCCGCCAGACCGCCGCCCGCACTCGCGCCGCCTACGGCAATCCGGGCCCTGTCAATCTGGAGATCATTCCCCGGATCTGCAAGCCACACCAATGCCGCGAAGCTGTCTTCCACCGCTGCCGGGTACGGATGCTCCGGGGCAAGGCGGTAATCGGGCGACACGACAACACAGTTAGCCGCGAGGACGAAGCTCTCGCATAACGCATCATCGCCGCTCGGCTGGCCCAGAATATAGCCGCCCCCATGAGTCCATAGCAGGGCAGGCAGCTTATGCTTACTCCGCTTCGCCGGTTCAAAGATTCTGATCCGCACCGGCCCGGAACCGGCAATCAGGACCCGCTCCGTAATGCGGACGCAGTCTGACGGTTCAGCAGGCAACGGGACCATATTCCGGGCTGCGGCCAGATCCCCCGGCAAATGCAGCGGCGGCAATCCGGCCATCCCCTCTCTTAACTCCGGGGCCACGCGGTGAATGAAATTCATCTATATTCCCTCCATATCGTTCGAATGTGAATGAATCCTGTGTGCTTCAAGTGGTCCCCTTCTCCGCTAACCGGACGGGAAGAATGGTCTCCAGCGGGACCGGCTCGCCGGCGATCTGCTGAAGCAGATATTGAACGGCCAGCTCGCCCATTTTCTTAATCGGCTGTACGATGGTAGTCAGATCCTCCGCATCCAGGGCGGCAATTCCGTCATAGCCTACGACCTTGACTTGACCGGGCACAGCTCTGCCCAGCCTTCTGCACTGCTTCAGCACCTGCAATGCCAGCATATCACTGCTCGCGAATACGCCGTCCAGCTCAGGACGCTCCTCAAAAAGACTGCTGACCAGCTTCTCGTAATCCTTATACTTGAATCCATTCAGATCGGTTTGCCTTACGGTGTACGCAACATCTTGCCCTTTGACCTGCTCCAGGAAGGCGTCATGCCTTTGCTTGGCCAGCAGATTAAGGCGCAGATTCCCGCTAAGATAGGCGATGCTCCGGCATTTTTTGCGCAGCAGCAGCCGGGTGGCCAGCACTCCCCCCTGATAGTTATCCGAGGCAATGAACGGGATCGACTTAGAGATCTGGCGGTCCAGCGACACCAGCGGCAGGTTGATCGACTTGTAATCGTTCACGCTCATCGTATGGCTGCCCATGATGATGCCGTCAACCCGGCTAGCCCGCAGCAGATCGATGTACTCTTTCTCTTTTTTCTTGTGATGCAGGGAATTGCACAGCATCAGCTTATAGCCTTGTTCATAGGCATAGGCCTCAATATGCTTGGTTACCTCTCCGAAGAACGGATGGGAGATATCCGGCAGAATCAGGCCGATAATATTGGACTTCTTACGCAGCAAGGAACGTGCCACCTCACTCGGATGATAATTCAGCTCCTCCATGGCATCGTTCACCTTTTGCTTCAGACTCTCACTGAGGTATCCCCGGTTATTAAGCACTCGGGAGA is a window of Paenibacillus sp. FSL H3-0469 DNA encoding:
- a CDS encoding alpha/beta hydrolase is translated as MNFIHRVAPELREGMAGLPPLHLPGDLAAARNMVPLPAEPSDCVRITERVLIAGSGPVRIRIFEPAKRSKHKLPALLWTHGGGYILGQPSGDDALCESFVLAANCVVVSPDYRLAPEHPYPAAVEDSFAALVWLADPGNDLQIDRARIAVGGASAGGGLAAALALMARDKGGPALCFQLPLYPMLDDRNITPSSYEVTHPAVWNRANNLVAWEMYLGGPAGGADTSPYAAPGRADQLAGLPPAYTCVGQLDPFRDETIDYVARLAQAGVEVEFHLYPGGYHGFEHVVPAAEVARRAREGYIHALARALNS
- a CDS encoding alpha/beta hydrolase-fold protein yields the protein MATMQISLFSASLKREVTIQAILPVDLPEGWGLPAWSGQPLRSLYLLHGFSGSQNDWLNFSRIRELADRHQVAVFMPAGENRFYVNDELREEYYGEYIGRELVDFTRKLFPLSAAREDTWIGGLSMGGYGAIRNGLKYAERFGRIIALSSALIPYRVANIAPDYKDGIASYSYYASVFGDLSKLLGSDKDPEQLVRDVRVQGLALPELYMACGTEDMLLDVNRRFHQFLDSVQAAHYYEEGPGDHNWAYWDKHIEAALDWAVNQQTSYID
- a CDS encoding histidine kinase, encoding MIRTNSIVFKFSLQMTVILAILLSILVLSNIYSLEVVRSNALTSSRNTLALYQANIHNNFNNFSKDLIEVFDHNVDAAVNSAGMDENSRYFRVQQLKNSLQAKIAGDNSSDGMFIRLSDELVLEQFNRRIQSEDKLALVDFINMHTFSTAPAEHSGEWKVFQIRGESYLFKYISYSGVSFGTLVKADTLLAMVDRGGNDQNRYVLSDSKGTILAASNISLQEGETTLESLSRQYKREYLIVSEPIGEFGQMTQMVTKGSLFTGLKLIQWGIVLLAILSVIVVPLVLRFLTRDVLRPILELVKAAKAVEQGQLEYQIPQNTPYSLEFLKLFHALESMVSEIKDLKIQSYEEQIEISRAEIKYLQMQIRPHFFLNAISTITSLTYQNKNEEIRRLIHCLSEHLRYMFRGGLMEVTMEEEIRHTENYIRMQEIRYPEQIFFMIEMQEEARQVPIPQFMIQTFVENTFKHAMFVQELLSIFIRVRMERRDDSSFVSIVIEDNGAGFTSEWLDQPEREEAGEDGGRVGIANIRKTLRLLYKREDLLKLSNIGSTGARVELWIPVKPTEWSQPGLEGG
- a CDS encoding sugar kinase, encoding MFRLGETIRFEDQANDVLTVGELLVDMISNEYGEDTVCDGYTRYFGGSPSNIAINAGKLGIRSHVASAVGRDSLGNYLMNRLQSAGMATSGIQQVDDSTSMVVITKSQATPVPIFYRAADYRLEYNEALEQALIHSSIVHFSCWPISRNPSRRAVERVIRTARKHKVLIGFDPNYHPSIWQKGEDGVAYVKSIIPQVDIIKPSEDDAERLFGPGTPEEQIARFLALGAKLVILTLGKDGALVSTGSETKSFATKATQIEDTTGAGDAFWSGFYTAVIKGYTLEEALELGFAVSAYKLKFTGAVVDLPALETIKQEFNL
- the gtfA gene encoding sucrose phosphorylase yields the protein MTLKNQVQLITYPDSLGGDLKQLHQVLRGPFAGLFAGGIHILPPFPSSGDRGFAPLTYLEIEPEFGTWEDIRSIGVEFDVLVDLMVNHISRQSPYFQDFLEHGRASEYADLFITLDKIWEDGKPVRADIGKMFLRRPLPYSTFTTSGGEEEKVWTTFGKTDPSEQIDLDIHSPLTRDLLRQFFLNFKEQNVKIVRLDAVGYVIKKLGTSCFYVEPEIYEFLDWIKEMADSLDIELLPEVHAHHSIQTKLSEYGCWIYDFILPYRVLEALTGRSNTALYDYLRTRPHQQFTMLDCHDGVPVKPDLDDLIDTKEARELVDLCVERGANLSLILSEEHKAPDGFDVHQIRCTYYSVLNEDDDAYLAARAIQFFAPGIPQVYYVGLLAGRNDLEQVALTGEGREINRHNYTLEEIEAESQREVVQRLMKLIRFRNEYSAFNGTFRVLEAEADEIRLMWEQGTAYCRLHINLQNYKTVIEYIDQQGQEAVYWV
- a CDS encoding LacI family DNA-binding transcriptional regulator, giving the protein MAVTIKDVAEKVGVSVTTVSRVLNNRGYLSESLKQKVNDAMEELNYHPSEVARSLLRKKSNIIGLILPDISHPFFGEVTKHIEAYAYEQGYKLMLCNSLHHKKKEKEYIDLLRASRVDGIIMGSHTMSVNDYKSINLPLVSLDRQISKSIPFIASDNYQGGVLATRLLLRKKCRSIAYLSGNLRLNLLAKQRHDAFLEQVKGQDVAYTVRQTDLNGFKYKDYEKLVSSLFEERPELDGVFASSDMLALQVLKQCRRLGRAVPGQVKVVGYDGIAALDAEDLTTIVQPIKKMGELAVQYLLQQIAGEPVPLETILPVRLAEKGTT